CACGGTTGATAGGCTGCTTGTGCTTGTGATCACTCGGTGctgaaaaatgtgttttcccCAGCTCAAAGCACTGACTAATGGATGCTTCTCCTCTTGGCCTTGTGCTTCCTTCTCAAACAGCAACAGGTAGACACCCGTCACCATTAGCCTTTCTGGGTGAGACTTCTGTTCCATTTTCCCAGAGAAACGTTACATGGTCTGCCAGCCTTTGTGAGGGGAGATGTAGCAGCTGCTACTGTTCTCTTCTGCCTTTAGCCAAGGTTTCTGCAAATCCGCCGCTGCGCCAAGCATCCCTTTGCTTGCCTCCTCTACACACCCCACATTCTCCCTCTGTGTGAGCCCAGAGAAGTGTTGGGACATAAACTGACAGTCAGTAGTCACAGCTGCAGCCTTTTCCACACACTGCTCACTCTGCACTCAAGTCACATTCACGATGCCACCGATATCCAGTGGCTCAGCAGTAAGATGCCCTGGATCAGCCTGACCCCATCTCCTAAAACGGCAGGCAATGATGCTGATGACCCAGACCACAGAACTCTCTAGTCTGCTGAGAGAAGAACTCTTGCCTGACAGGAATCCACAACAAAAGAATCGGGCGGCTCACGCTGGGATCATTTTGAATGAGCTACCACCAAATGTCCATGGAAGAAAAGTATTCTCGAAAGAAACTAGCAATGGAAACgaagagtggggaagggaagcgCATCTCCCCTGTAACCATCTCTACATGCATCCTGAGCAGAACAGAATTCCTGGTGGAATATGAGGCACAGAACCAGGGAATTGTAATAACTGAGTCTGATGTGAAAGTCACTGATAACCTGCTTTCCTTTGTTTCATCACATCCACTCAGCCAGTGACATGTGACATTGCCGTATCACAGTACGGACATGAGTGAAATGACGACAGGAACTGACAGGTTTAGCCCATATCCTCTGCTCTGCAGATCCCCTTTTGATCCGGTGCTAATAAAACTGTAGACTCAGTCCCTTTCCAGCCATTACTTTTTCATTAAGGAAGAACGCAGTGGCACAGATGCAGTTGTGTCAAGCGAAGGAAAATATcttccccagctgcagtgcaCTAAAACTTCCACAGGCATGTTTCATCCACAAGGGCTTCCACATCCTCCTTGCTTTCTGTGATAAGCCCTCAATCATCAGTGCTCTGAAACTAATTGAAACTAACACTATAATCCAGCTCCTCATTTGGGTTTTGTAACCACCACCAATGATTTGCTGGAGAGGGAACTAATGATGCTGGGCTGGAAAAATACAGAAGTGGGAACTCAGCCATCTGAACAAACGAGAAACTGGAAGCAAATAAGCCTGAAGCAGGCAAGGACGGTGGGAGAAGCGATCAAGAGGAAGTGAGTGCCACAACTCTGGATAGGGAGTGCAGGAGAAGCTGGAGTAGTTCTCCCATAGGCAGCCACGAGGTAGAGAGGCTACCTGAATCCCCGGGGGCCAGGTTAGCCACTTCATTATGTTACTCCAGCACAATGAACAAAACTAACCAAAGCACACTTAGTGAAATCTCCTAAATTACTATGGTAACTGGGACCCTCTAGCTGAAGTGACGGGCTCAACAATTCACTTCTCCCAAGCTGGGGGTGTCACTGGTTTTGCTTCTCAGGTGATCTCTAGGTTGATGGTTAAATTAATCTAAAATCCTGGCAAAAAGGCAAGTGTTGCAATATTTATTGCTTTTACTcaacctgcctcctccccagcgaTGGCTTGTGATGCTCCTAGTCTACTTTGTCAGCTCTCAGTTTCACACACCTTTGAGCTGTCTCCATAGCACAGAGCTGATGAGAGACCAGATGAGAAAAGGCCTGAGTGCAGtcagaaaactgcatttttccCTAATATTTATTCGCCAAAGAatgcttccctccccacctttgACTGGTTTGTTAATGTTCCAAGCCAGAAGCCCTGCTTAGGGCCCACATCATTTTTAATTACAAAGCATCATTTGTGTGGCATCACAGCTGGCCGGGGTTGGCAAAGAGCTTCAAGGCAAAAACAAGCCAAAGCAAAATCCCCAGAGAGCCACTCAAATGCACCGGCCATGGCCAGGGCTGCAGTGGCCTGAAGGCAATGGCTCCAACTGCCTCCTCTGAAGGCCACAGGGCAAGTTTTAAACAGATTCTTCCATTTGGCTCGAGGGAAATGGCTCTGGACTGCTGCCCCACAGAGAAGTGGCAAAGTGACCGCACTAGAAACTGAGAGGACAGTGAAAGACTAACCCTAGCAATGCACCTGGGTTTCCACACAAAAAAGCCTGTGACTGGGCCACACTTCCCATCAAACCCTctatgataaatgaagggggcGAGGGAAGCTCCCGTTTATGGACTCCCAGTCAGCCTGTTAGCtacaaaatccctgttagtagctgttctctacttgctttacctgtaaagggttaaaaaatccataggtaaaaggaagggagcgagcacctgaccaaaagagccaatgggaaggctagaactttttaaaatggggggaaaaCTTTCCCTTTGCTGCTCTGCCTCTCCTCTCTCCGGAGAACAGATGGACAGAccatgctgtaagaagctttaaaccaggtatgaaaaatcatgaaATCATACCTTGAAACTACTTATTTGAaacctcagatatgtaagtagatcagggaatgtctaggaagatgcgattAGATTTATCTccttatggcttgtggactcctctgtgctaatcccaagtgcttttgttttgcctATAATTTTTAAGCcggacctcaagaaaaccattcttgatgcttaattattatatttgctcttttcaaaAACTAGCAATAGCCTacattccagatgtattttctttctttttgttctttaataAAACTTAaccatttttaagaacaggattgggtctttgtgtcctaagaggtttgtgcatatgttgtttaattagctggtggcaacagctgatttcctttattttctttctcagctcttccccggtggtgggggtgaaagggcttgagggtaccccacaggaaggaattcccaagtgctccttcctggtttctccgggggggagggggggtgcacttgggtggtggcagcatctacccatccaaggtcagagaaaagctgtaactttgggagtttaatacaagcctggagtggccagcattaatttttagaatcctcgtgggcccccaccttctgcaatcaaagtgccagagtggggaatcagccttgaaaCCCTCCCTCAACCCCAATCAGAAATACTGACTACAAATTCTAGCCCAACTTGGGCTCTGTGCCTGACCTGAATGCTTGCTGTTTTCCAATAAAAATCCCGTTCCCATGAGTTCAACATCCCTCAGGCTTTGCTGCACAACAGCCTCAGGGCTGTGACAAAATTCACATGCAGGATCATGACTCAGATGTACCCATAATTcagctccttcctccccacatCCGTCTCAGAAACTGCAGCGGCAATCATGCTTGCCTGACCACCACATTGGTCCTGCACTCCCCCTTTACCATCTTCCCCCTCCTTTTACCCAATTGCTCACTCTGTACAACTTTTTTCCTGGCAGGGGTTTTATTTGGAATTTTTTGCACCAGCCTCTTCAGCTTGAAGGAAACTAGGATCAACACAGCTATGAGAGAAGCAAAGGAAACAGGGAGCATTTGTCCCCAGCCATATCAAATGTGTTACAGTTCAGACGGTTAGAGGAATTCACTAAAGTAAGCTAAACACTTTCCTCTGACAAATCAAATGTCAGGGAATCACACTTACTGTGGAAGGGGGAGAGCTCATCTGACCAAGCTGGAGGATTGCATGATGGGCCTGTTGTCTCTATGGGCAACATATTCAAGATGAAGCTGGCAGTAACCTGTGCCATCTTATACAAATTGGGTGCCACTGTGAACTCCTGGAAGCTGCCAACATGACATTCAGTGGGGCAAAACCTGAATGTCCTTAGCGGAAACGTAAGGAGTCAACTAAAAGGGCATTTTGGATCATTCCACAACCAAGACTATGTTAAAGCTGAATTTGTAATGTTTTGCAAATGCACAGAACTCTAGGAGTTTTAGTCCATGGAGTGAGACTCACCAAAACAgaagtccctttaaaaatggaggGCTTTGTGACTCTCAGGTGATGGTTTTGTAGTTTGTTGGGTAATATACAAACCCAACTTTCTGCGATTACATTTCTCTGCTGCCCAAACTCTACATGCCCTACCTATCTCACCTATGACCGTGCAGGGGCAAAGGGAGGGAGAGCAGTTGAACAGCCTGGGGACAGGTCTGTAATTTAGTTAAGCAGATGTGGCAGTTGCAGTCACAGAAACAGTTACTCGCACTGGAAACGTTTATGGCTTTGGGGAATCTCACAGGTCCTGCTTGTCACTGTGTTCTTATTTGTCTCTGAAGCCTTGCTCTCAATTGCAGAACTGAGTTACGTCATACGTGACAGAGTTTGAGAGTCCTAAGCTAGGGTGGCTCATCCTCAGGATACCCTCCTTTACTTACCTAAGCTGTGGCCATTTTTTGTGTAGAAGCAGGTGTTGTTGATGAGGTTGACACAGCAGCCAATCACGTCTCCAGTAGTGAAGGTGGGGCCATAGGGCTGCCCTGTCCCCGAAGAACAGAAGGAATGCCCATCGTCACCGTGGTAACCGTACGAATGTTTATCCCAACCTgtagaaggaaaaagaacagatcAGTAATGAGGCAGGTTTCCAAGGAGCTATATGCCATTATTGGAGTTGAGTGGGTAATAGTTTTCCCGTCCCCGGAAAATTTTCAAGATTCTGAATATTTTTCCTGTCCCAAGGAGGGATGAAAACTTTAAATCTCTAAAATTTTCACAAATCAACAATCCAAAAACCATTTCAGTTAGGGTCAATCCAAATATCTGATTCTGATCCCAATctttcagttatttttttttaaactatcattAGCTTAAACAAAGTAATTTTGAATcaaacaaattgattttttttgtctcaaaAGTGCTGAAATGGGcaattttgacaatttcaaaaatttctgtggaaagattggtgttttcttaaaaaaaaaaaaaaagctcccgcaaacagtttcagttttgacgaATCAGCGTTTTCCAATTAACATTTCCTACAAAATACTAGTGCTGGTCAAGAATCTACCACACTGTACTGTACGTGGGAGTGAGGTAGGGTGGAGGGGGACCAGAGCAGCTACAGGCATTGCGCTAGAGAGTTTCATATTTAAGCTTCTAGCACTTGTGGTTGCAAAGCAAACCTTGCACTCTTGAGGCAACAACACTTCTAGACCATAAGACAGCAGGAATCAGTAGCTCCAATGGGTGGAAATGGACTCCGTCTCAATGGGTGTTGATTCAGAAACCTAATGATGATTAATTTAGGTGAATTTTGCAGCTGATCATTGAAGCAGAAATAGCCAGGAACTCTGGGACTGGGGGCTAGCTTTGCTGCCCTGTTTCCTTCCACACTGTCTGACCCCAGGCCTGACACTAACAGAGCATCTCTCTGGCGAGAGCTGTGTCCAGGCTCATATGAATCCTGCACCTCCTACAGGATTCCATCCTTCCTTCCTCagggttcttatgttatgttcttatgcctGCCTGGATGGCTAAGCATGCTGCATACGTACTCTGAGCCCCCATCAGCTCTGTCAGGGAGCCTGGCACCAAAACCCAAGTCTCTATGTGGTAACAGAACTACCGAGTAGGGCTGAtcaaaatttttccatcaaaattggttttcaatagaaaattggattttttactaaatcaaaaaaaaatattttttttgtccAAGCCCTAAAATATTCCAATTCTGAAATACCACTGAGTTGCCTCCTGTGAGTTGTAGTTTAGGTACGTCATGGTCCCATTCTCCTCCAGGGGCAGTCTCCCTAGTAACACTTCATTTCCCAGTATGCACTGCCTCCACCATGAGGGGCACCAGGGATGTCGCAGGAGGTGTAGTTTGACCAGACAGGAGGCCTACAGAGGAGAATTTAGACAGTGATGCACCTGAACTATAACTGCCATGAGGCACCAcaagttttcagccaaaatatttcaggttttgaTTTTTTCGCCAAGTGCTCAATTCctgagatttttattttcagCCTGCTCTACTGCTGAGGCAACAGGTCACCAACTGTTAAACTCCTTCATCAACATCCAGGCTCAGCTGGTTTGTCAGTACAGCTCTGTACTGCTAAATGGATGCAGAATCCCGCTGAGCAGCCTCCAAAACGCAGCCTAGTGGATGGAGAACGGGCAAAGATTCAGAGATTCTAAGGCCAGGAATGACCACTGTGAtcatagtctgacctcttgtatagcacagagacctgcccccaaattattcctagagcagatgTTAGAAAAACCTCCCAtcttgtcagtgatggagaatccaccacaattcttagtaaattgctccaatggtttATAACTCTGTTagaaatttacaccttatttccactctgaatttgtccagcttcagcttccagcccctgGATTGTGTCATATCATAACAGAGCctattcaatatttgttccccatgcaagTACTTAAAGACTGTAATCGAGTCATCCCTTAACcacctctttgttaaactaaacggactgagctccttgagtctatcactatatgttttctatcctttaatcattcttgtggctcttctctgaatcccctCCAATacatcaacatccttcctgaattgtgaacATCTGAACTGGACACacgattccagcagcagtcacaccagtgccaaacacagacaTAAAAACCTCTTTGCTCATACTCATGACTCCCGTTTACGCATCCAAGGATTGCGTTAGCCCTTTTGGCTAAAGCATAACCCTGAAATGTTTTTCAGGGTCTCTCcctcccaggatagaatccccgATGCTGTAAATATGGCCAACATTCTGTGTTCCCAGGTGTATATACATTTACATTCTGCCATATTAAAAcattgtttgcttgagcccagtTTACTGAGTGATCCACATCGCTCTGTAACAGTGACCTGTCCTATTCATTAGTTACCTCTCCACCAATTTTTgtgacatctgcaaactttgatggttttgtgttttcctcctggtcattgataaaaatgttaaatagcgtagggcAAAGAACCGATCCCCATGAGACCTCATGAGAAACACACCCGCTCGATGAGGATTCCcagtttacaattacattttgagatctaacaGCATCTTGGAAGGGGACACGAACATGCATGTGAGGAAGGGCAGAGGCACCTCTTCCAGCCAACTCATTACCTGACCAGACTCAAAAAAGGTTCTTTCCGCTACAAGTGCAACCATGGCAGTTTCTAAAAGAGCAAGGAGAAAACATTCTTGCTAGAGGGACCTTGCAAGGACCCAACCTCAGGTCCTGGCACTGAGGTGTCTGCCTCCAAACCAATGGGCAGATGCCAAACCTTACCCCAGGGACACCAAACAGCCTGTAGCATGGGCATGTGGAGCTCAGGATTCATGTCTTTAGCACAGTCAATGTTCCCTTTAACCGCACTGCCTCAGCGTACATTTCTGCCAGCAGGAATGCACAATACATCAGGAAGAGGTTTGTACGTGAAGGAGGGGTGGCGAGACGGTGTGCATGGCACAAATGCTGCCCACTGCACAGTGCTTAAATGGCTCTAATTACAGGACAAAAATGCCAGCAAACCCAATTAGCGCCAGTCAAAGAACACTAACCGTTTTCATAATTGGTTCCTTGTGTCTGGAAATGCAAAATGCCACTGCAAAGTTTGCCTGGGCTGCTCAGAACTACTCTCCGCAGAGGAGACTAAGCAATCAGCTAAAAGCTAAAGTGACTTCCAGGCAACACCTTGGTCTTTCTTTTCAGATTGGGTTTCTTTAACAAGCAGCATAAGGGAAATAGGAAAATAAAATTCATCATGATATGCCCCTCCGTGTTTCTGTGAGTACCACCCAAGCACCATCCCACCCAAGAAAAGGCCTATCTCCCTGTGAGCTTAAGGGGGATTTATGGTTTGTGTCTCAGACCAGCTAAGCAGCATAGTGAAGCATGAAAAATGGGTTCAATTCTTCACAATTTAAAGAAGCTGTAGCTTATGTAACTCTTCAAAGGTCAGTAAATCATCCCAGTTGCTCTCGGAGTGAGACACAGCATTGGATGCCATTTTCTTGTGCTTGCTGGAATCTGGTTTTCATGGGCATTCTGCCCAGGGGTGCTCTGCCCCCACAGTATCGCTCagactctccctccctcctctcctgtagCACCCAAGGATAACACCACCCTAGCTGAAGTGCTCTGCAGCCGGTCAGGATTGAGGCACTCAGCCTCCACTCCGCATTCCCACCCTCTGCACTAGGGAAAAGGGACATGTCTGCATAGAAAATGCACACTCTCCTCCATGGGGCAGTATAACAGCACTGATGCTGGACTACACAGCCTGCTTCAGACTTGGTCCTAGCTGGAGCTTAAGCCCCTTTAAAAGGGCAAAGCCTTGAGAGTAGCCATCAGCTGCCCAGGAGGTAACGGGGGAAGGAGAAGGTGACTGAGGCTAATTTCGCTGCAGGAGAATGACAATCTGAACCACGACCATCATGAGAAGAACAAGTGTTGAAAAGCCTGAGCCAAAACAACAGCCTCAATCTAGCAAGACAGGGCTGGATACTCAGCCAGAAATTTTGCAGTAAGCTGTTCCAAATGCTTCTGAGACAGAAGTCGCTCGTAGCAAACAAACCTTTCACACCACAGAAATGACATTCCGGGGACCAAGGACCCTCTGGAGACTGGAGGCAGGGTTCTGGGAAAGGTGCACAAGATAGAACGGCAGAGGTTCAGAGGGCAAATGGGTTAGGTAGCGAGCACTTCTTGCAATGAGGTAATGGAAGATTTCAAATAGTGCTAATTGTGATTTATTACCAGTCCTGGACCTGAACCCCATTCTGCTGGGTATTGTACAGAGAGCAAAAAGACAGGTCCTGCCCCGCCAGTGGCAAATTTTCCTTgtgtaagtataagacaagagacaacagatggatatagacagacCAGTGGGAGAGTTGGGGATACGATGTTTCTGCCCTTGAGGCTTTCTGGAGTGTTACATGCTGTGACACTAAGTCAGACAGGATTAAGCAACCAGCAGCCTAAGTGACCTAAATCAACCTTTATGGACATATTAGAGAATTATTGAGGTGGCAATCAGGACCATCCCTTATAGATAGCTATCAAAGCCCTGtgaaatgttgtgaaggccagaagtataactgggttcaagaaagaattagcaaagttcatggaagatacccactgatggacctattagccaaggtggttaagcctctgactgccagatgttggAACCAGACAACaggggacagatcacttgataattgtcctgttctgttcattccctctgaagcacctagcactggccactgttggaagacaggacactgggctagacagacccttggtctgaccccatatgactgttcttatgtcaGAACACAGAATTGTTCTatgtcagaggtgggcaaactaggCCCATGGGatcgtcctgcccagcccttgagctcccggccgggGACACTAGTCCCTCTcctgctgtcccctctctccCACAGCCATACTGCCGTGCGGGCAGTGCTCTGAGCAGATGCAGGGAAGGatgtctggctccagccaggcagcgcggtggccagacatgctgctctgagcagcatggtaaggggtctaggggttggataaggggtagggGGTCTCGGGGGAcatggagcagggggcagttggatagggcagaggtttggggtggggggtggtcaggggacagggaacgggggtggTGGctggataagcatgggagtcccaggggcctGTCACGTGTCGGGGCAGTTAgaggacagggagcggggtggttggatagggggtggggaagTTAGTGgcgggggtcccgggagggggcagttaggggacaaggagcaggggggttggatgggtcaggggttctgaggggggcagtcagggggtggggtcagatgggggcggggcccaggctgtttggggaggcatagccttccctacccagccctccatactgttttgcaaccccagtgtggccctcgtgccaaaaagtttgcccactcttgTTCTGTGTGGTAGGTGTTCACTCCAAACAGAGATAAACActaggcagagggctgggagatgACTTGCTCTGAGTTCTCTCATGCCTTCTGGCACAGGAAGATAAATGCGAGAGCACAGGGcatactgtgtgtgtataaagtAAATACCCACAGAAGTACTGTTAAAAGAAAGCCAAGCagttaaaagttaggaaacactCGGTTTATGGTTGTCTGTGCAACTTCAATTTGGTCAGCCTGTGCAGTGAATGACACGGGTCCTGTGGAAAGACCAAataactgtatcataatgcattgGGGGCAGAATGAAGGTTACATGGGAAAATTTAAATCTGGCACTTtctagtgcttgactttgcaacctaaacgacattttaaatgcagtttttgaAAACGAGTTCCACCAGGTAAAAATGTAGCAATCCCCTGACATCAAGCATCAGGGTTTGATGCTTGAACCTTCAGCACTGATCTCTGAGTACCAGAGCTATAGCACTAATTGCATTAGCTGACATGAGGGAAGGGCTGTTATCCTAGAGCGGGGATAAGCTGCTGGCACCATATGCTGGGGAGCCTGGCCCAGGctgctcctcccacccctctgGGAGCTACCAACCCCAGGTGGGGCCCCCAGAGATGGGGACTGACTGTTGCTGCCATGTCCTGGGTCCAAAAGCATAACGGGGagccctgctcagctcccccTTCAACTCTTGCTGCTACAGCATCTCTGGCAGCTCCCAGGTGTTCCCCGCGCGGTAGTTCCTGCAGCAGGGCGGATACTCTGGAACATCTGTGCATTCTGGTATTTCAGCAGACTACCAAAAGTTCCCGGACAAATGCAAGTGAGACAAGGGAAATTATTATCTCATTTACTGAtctctcagccaccccagaacaAAACTTAATGGGACAAAGAAAAAGGCACTTCCTGCAGTTCCAGGGCTTCTTCTCCACCAAATTTCAAAGGACTGCTTCCAGCATTGAGGTGTTGGAGCTTCTCCACAAAGGCATTAATCAGTTATAATGAGAAGTGTCACACAACCTCAGTATAAGAATTACTACAGCTCCCCCTATAACTCTGTTTCATTCTTGCAGGACCTCTTCTTTCCTCCCAGACACTTTCAGGCAACAATGGGTTAAGAGACCTTCAGCTCCTTTCTCCTCTCTTGCCATTCCCACTTCTCTCCCTCACTTTCCCTTGTCTCCTTCAGATTCTTTCTTGTCCCTGGATTTCATGcatctccctctcttcctttctaCTCCATTCACTGTAGCAcagaacaccaccaccacctctccaCCTGCAAACCAGCCATGCTACAGCATCCTCAACAAGATAAGCAGCATGAGAATGAACTGAAGTGACCCAACCCCACATGAACATATCTGATCCTGCCTGGGGAACTGACACGGCACAGAAGTGCAGGGGTGATCAGGCTGACATTGAGAAAGGAGTCATCATTATCAGGCTGTTTCTGTAGATAAAGTGGCACAAGGTCTCTGATGTAGAGCCCAAATGTTTTTGGTGCAAATCCAGAGATGTATTTACTTACTAGAACGTACAGAACACAGGGAAGCAGTGCCAACAGGACACAGCACAGAGGAAAGCAAAGAAAAGAATATCCACGTAATACAATCTGTACAGCTGGACTGCCAGGTAAGGACAAACATTAGCTCTCCCCTCTGCCACCCCAACTGCAATCAATGAACAGCCAAACATTAAACAGAAGGGGCACAACAATTTGACAGCCTAGGACAGCGAACAGAGGACAGGCAAACAGAGGGAGTTTTCCTGGGAGTTCACACAGAGTGTTTCTGCCTTTCAGGCTCCTCGGAGCAGTACATACAACATCTGAGGAGCCTCTTAGAAGGAAGACATGGATAGTGAGTGctcagctgttgtgacctgctcAGAATGTGCCATGTGTGTCTTTCTCCCATAGGACAGAAGTGACTTTGTCTGTATGAAGTGCAAGCTGGTTtacatattggaagagaaggtcaGAGGACTAGAGAACCAAGGATCAACCCTGGGTtgcttcagagaaaatgaagattttctgGATAAAAGTGTCAGTGTTCTGGAAGCAAAATGTGCTGAAGAATCAGagactgcagagcagagcagggaagaatattggcagcatgtgacctccagaggaagaaagaggagaacctaTGTACCCCTAATGCAGATAGAGGTGCACaaccattttcaggctctctgcacacgTATTACTGTGGAGAAGGATTTGGAAGAACCTTGTGAGGGAAGGAGTAAGGAGGAGACTCCGTCAGCTGGAAGGCATGGGATGAAtcgtcctagggatgggggttccacgatcaccactcccaagaggaggagacaggTGGGCGTGGTCAGGGACTCCCCCCTAAGGGGGATAGAGTCATCCATCTATCAACCAGACTGGGAGACTCAAGAAGTGTGCTGCTTCCCTGGAGCTAGAATCCAGGATGTGACGGAGTGTTTGCTGAGACTGATCAAGATCTCGGAccactaccccttcctacttctccatgtgggcaccaatgatacttcCAAGAACGATCTTTAGCAGGTCATTGCATGCTACGtgactctgggaagaaggataaagaagTTTAAGATGCAGGtcgtgttctcatccatcctccctgttgaaggctaaggcccaggtagggactgTCGAATCGTGGAGGTGAACGCATGGttacgcaggtggtgtcggagagaggactttggattctttgaccatgggatgttgttctgGGAAGAAAGAtggctaggaagagatgggatccacctaacgaagagagggaagagcatcttcacaggcaggctggctaacctagtgaggagggctttaaactaggttcgctgGGG
This Gopherus evgoodei ecotype Sinaloan lineage chromosome 12, rGopEvg1_v1.p, whole genome shotgun sequence DNA region includes the following protein-coding sequences:
- the LOC115660270 gene encoding uncharacterized protein LOC115660270; this encodes MFLVQIQRCIYLLERTEHREAVPTGHSTEESKEKNIHVIQSVQLDCQDRSDFVCMKCKLVYILEEKVRGLENQGSTLGCFRENEDFLDKSVSVLEAKCAEESETAEQSREEYWQHVTSRGRKRRTYVPLMQIEVHNHFQALCTRITVEKDLEEPCEGRSKEETPSAGRHGMNRPRDGGSTITTPKRRRQVGVVRDSPLRGIESSIYQPDWETQEVCCFPGARIQDVTECLLRLIKISDHYPFLLLHVGTNDTSKNDL